In one Salipiger abyssi genomic region, the following are encoded:
- a CDS encoding molybdopterin-dependent oxidoreductase yields MELFASHFGTYEIARGPDGPALAPFRHDPDPSPLGAGFLALADHPTRVMQPMARKGWLAGDGGARRGDDTFVPVTMDRACDLAAAELDRVRKAHGNRAIFGGSYGWGSAGRFHHPQSQLKRFLNLAGGFVSARNTYSYGTAKVLLPHLVGPEFSDPGTFNPSWDRIVENRPFILSFGGMRLANAQVEAGGTGAHRTRGWIDRFAEAGGEMLTLSPDGRDAPTGRHLPIAAGTDACAMLAMAYVLLSENRVDEAAVKRIATGFDETRALILGLSDGQPKSPDWAAALTGIPASELTRIARKLSDGPALINLSWSLQRAVAGEQPYWAALVLAVLSGQIGRPGCGIACGLSAVSSVGNPLRRLRGPAFDQGRNPVAEYIPVARIAEMLERPGETIAYNGAPLTLPDIRLIWWAGGNPFHHHQDLNRLARAWRRPETVIVQESVWTATARHADLVFPSALPTERDDIAAASRDNWILRSTKVMEPPSGVETDYAVLSRIADRLGFADAFHEGLTETEWLARLYEGYRAAYPELPGWPEFCATGYARLADPEPQDVTQPLEAFRADPAANPLSTPSGRIALLPDLLRAEDHRLGAPLSHVRASDAEEDTALPLRLLSPQPETRLHSQLDGAPLATKARRHGCEVARAHPDDIAKAGLTSGAPALLGNARGSVLVVIEADTALAPGHVVLPTGGWYRPATIDGERIDLGGNPNTLTRDTGSSELSQGASAGGARVRLNAFRGTIPARNPGTGR; encoded by the coding sequence CCGGCGCTCGCGCCGTTCCGCCACGATCCCGACCCCTCGCCGCTCGGCGCGGGGTTTCTGGCGCTGGCAGACCATCCCACGCGGGTGATGCAGCCGATGGCACGGAAAGGCTGGCTCGCCGGCGATGGCGGCGCGCGCCGGGGCGACGACACCTTCGTGCCGGTCACCATGGACCGCGCCTGCGATCTCGCCGCCGCCGAGCTCGACCGGGTGCGCAAGGCCCATGGCAACCGGGCGATCTTTGGCGGCTCCTATGGCTGGGGCTCTGCCGGGCGGTTCCACCATCCGCAAAGCCAGCTCAAGCGCTTCCTGAACCTCGCGGGCGGGTTTGTGTCTGCTCGCAACACCTATAGCTACGGTACGGCCAAGGTGCTGCTCCCGCATCTCGTGGGCCCAGAATTTTCCGATCCCGGCACCTTCAATCCAAGCTGGGACCGTATTGTCGAGAACCGCCCGTTCATCCTGTCCTTCGGCGGCATGCGCCTCGCCAATGCACAGGTCGAGGCCGGGGGCACCGGCGCGCATCGCACGCGCGGCTGGATCGACCGGTTCGCAGAGGCGGGCGGCGAGATGCTGACCCTCTCGCCTGACGGGCGGGACGCGCCGACAGGTCGTCACCTGCCGATTGCCGCAGGAACCGATGCCTGCGCGATGCTGGCGATGGCCTATGTGCTGCTGAGCGAAAACCGCGTCGATGAGGCGGCGGTCAAACGCATCGCCACCGGGTTCGACGAGACCCGCGCGCTGATCCTCGGCCTCTCCGACGGCCAGCCGAAAAGCCCGGACTGGGCGGCGGCGCTGACCGGCATTCCGGCGTCCGAGCTGACCCGGATCGCCCGCAAGCTCTCCGACGGTCCGGCTCTGATCAACCTCTCCTGGTCGCTGCAACGCGCCGTAGCGGGCGAACAGCCCTATTGGGCGGCGCTGGTGCTGGCGGTGCTCTCCGGGCAGATCGGGCGCCCCGGCTGCGGCATCGCCTGCGGCCTCTCAGCCGTGTCCTCGGTGGGCAATCCGCTGCGCCGCCTGCGCGGCCCGGCCTTCGACCAGGGCCGCAACCCGGTCGCCGAGTACATCCCCGTCGCCCGCATCGCCGAGATGCTGGAGCGCCCCGGCGAGACCATCGCCTACAACGGCGCCCCGCTGACCCTGCCCGATATCCGGCTGATCTGGTGGGCCGGCGGCAACCCGTTCCACCATCATCAGGATCTCAACCGCCTCGCCCGCGCCTGGCGGCGCCCGGAGACGGTGATAGTTCAGGAGAGCGTCTGGACCGCCACCGCGCGCCATGCGGATCTGGTGTTCCCCTCCGCCCTGCCCACCGAACGCGACGACATCGCTGCCGCCTCGCGGGACAACTGGATCCTCCGCTCGACCAAGGTGATGGAGCCCCCTTCTGGAGTGGAGACCGATTACGCCGTGCTCAGCCGGATCGCCGACAGGCTGGGCTTTGCCGACGCCTTCCATGAAGGGCTGACCGAGACGGAGTGGCTGGCCCGTCTCTACGAGGGCTACCGTGCCGCCTATCCAGAACTGCCAGGTTGGCCGGAATTCTGCGCCACCGGTTACGCCCGGCTCGCCGATCCCGAGCCGCAGGACGTGACCCAGCCACTGGAGGCGTTCCGCGCCGATCCCGCCGCCAACCCGCTCTCGACCCCGAGCGGCCGGATCGCGCTGCTGCCCGATCTCCTCCGGGCAGAGGATCACCGGCTCGGCGCGCCGCTGAGCCATGTGCGGGCAAGCGACGCCGAAGAAGACACCGCCCTGCCGCTGCGGCTGCTCTCGCCACAGCCCGAAACCCGCCTGCACAGCCAGCTCGACGGTGCGCCGCTTGCCACCAAGGCCCGCCGCCATGGCTGCGAGGTCGCCCGGGCGCATCCCGACGACATCGCCAAGGCCGGGCTGACCAGCGGTGCGCCTGCGCTGCTCGGCAATGCGCGCGGCAGCGTGCTCGTGGTGATCGAAGCAGACACCGCCCTTGCACCGGGCCACGTCGTGCTGCCGACCGGCGGCTGGTACCGGCCAGCGACCATCGACGGGGAACGTATCGACCTCGGCGGCAATCCCAACACGCTGACACGGGATACCGGCAGCTCCGAGCTGTCCCAGGGCGCCAGCGCCGGCGGCGCGCGGGTGCGGCTGAACGCGTTTCGCGGCACAATCCCGGCACGCAACCCCGGCACGGGGAGGTGA